One part of the Bacillus sp. FJAT-27916 genome encodes these proteins:
- a CDS encoding iron-sulfur cluster biosynthesis family protein encodes MELSITIRPAALKELQALHLNEGEGIRIGSSYVGSCSLFADYQLSIDQRQEGDEVHDLEGIPFFISEKSKDYLHHELFIDYNPALGYKLSSPEEVYKYNLSLKRADKEEG; translated from the coding sequence ATGGAATTGTCCATAACGATTAGACCTGCTGCGTTAAAGGAACTGCAAGCACTCCATTTGAATGAAGGGGAGGGCATCCGTATCGGTTCTTCCTATGTCGGGAGCTGTTCTTTATTCGCTGATTATCAATTATCGATCGACCAAAGGCAGGAGGGCGATGAGGTTCATGACCTCGAGGGCATTCCTTTCTTCATCTCAGAGAAGAGCAAGGACTATCTTCATCATGAGCTGTTCATTGATTACAACCCGGCATTGGGATATAAGCTCTCAAGCCCGGAGGAAGTGTATAAGTACAATCTATCGCTTAAGCGAGCTGATAAAGAAGAAGGCTGA